From the genome of Candidatus Hydrogenedentota bacterium, one region includes:
- the lipB gene encoding lipoyl(octanoyl) transferase LipB — MKEVRLIKRTHPVSYQELFAEQLRVHEAVRTGEAPNTLFLLEHNPVITLGRRARVEHILADKETLAAAGVDCVETDRGGDVTYHGPGQLVAYPILNLNEWRLSVDWYLRALEETLITLLHSYGVTAERMEGYTGVWVEGAKVAAIGVGVRQWVTWHGIALNVAPNEAHWQLIIPCGIKDKAVTTLSRLLQPCPPMEEVMDRFTVAFAQVFQCKVNSHAP, encoded by the coding sequence ATGAAAGAAGTACGCCTTATAAAACGAACTCATCCTGTATCGTATCAAGAACTCTTTGCAGAACAGCTCAGGGTGCATGAGGCGGTGCGGACGGGCGAAGCACCGAATACCTTGTTTCTCCTCGAACATAACCCTGTTATCACGCTGGGTCGCCGCGCACGTGTCGAACATATCCTCGCCGATAAAGAAACACTGGCAGCGGCGGGCGTCGATTGTGTGGAGACGGATCGCGGCGGCGATGTGACCTATCACGGTCCGGGACAGTTAGTCGCTTATCCCATTCTTAATCTGAACGAATGGCGCTTGTCCGTTGATTGGTATTTGCGCGCTCTCGAAGAAACACTGATCACGCTGCTCCACAGCTACGGCGTGACAGCGGAACGGATGGAGGGTTATACAGGCGTGTGGGTAGAGGGCGCTAAAGTTGCCGCCATCGGCGTGGGGGTGCGCCAATGGGTCACTTGGCACGGCATCGCCCTGAATGTTGCGCCCAATGAAGCACACTGGCAGCTCATCATCCCTTGCGGCATCAAAGATAAAGCAGTCACTACACTGTCACGGCTGCTCCAGCCTTGTCCGCCCATGGAAGAGGTTATGGACCGTTTCACGGTAGCTTTTGCGCAAGTTTTTCAATGCAAAGTAAACAGCCATGCGCCCTAA